In Halobaculum limi, one DNA window encodes the following:
- a CDS encoding DNA-directed DNA polymerase — protein sequence MSDSQAGLGDFGDATAEEGGSNDDRRPDEEAAFVAGTGQGRVSDVIDREDIVVPDASGTVEMMVTAVDYTVEGAGTEEYPVVHVFGRTADNESEHLRVLGLEPYFYVPTADIENRALVEEYDVILDTREEAPDGERFKSIRGMPVTKVVARTPRDVGQIRDDFDRTYEADILFPNRFLIDYGVTSGLRVEERRLETDDDDGGRASLQVTPEHLEPCEVEADIRVNTFDIEVDDRNGFPEDGEEQVVCLTSHDSYRDEYIAWLYDAPVGGVDAPDVLDDYDLIGDHDSSVEVRTFAEEDAMLDAFIAYIEETDPDVLTGWNFEDFDAPYFMDRCELLDGRSEYDLSPDRLSRVNETWRSGWGGPDVKGRVVFDLLYAYQRTQFSELESYRLDAVGELELDVGKERYSGDIGDLWEQDPERLLEYNVRDVELCVEIDRKQDVIDFWDESRKIVGCQLEDAPTPGDAVDMYVLHNAYGRFVLPTKGQQDGEDFEGGAVFEPITGVEEMVSVLDLKSLYPMCMVTINASPETIVEDPDAFDGETYRAPNGTRFRKEPDGMMRQMIDELLAERDRLKGERDAHEVGSDAYEQYDQQQAAVKVIMNSLYGVSGWERFRLYDKDNAAAITAMGRRVIEFTEEAAREIDHEVTYGDTDSIMLALGDDITTEEAIEQSFAIEEHINGRYDDFAREELGADEHRFQIEFEKLYRRFFQAGKKKRYAGHIVWKEGKDVDDIDITGFEYKRSDIAPVTKRVQKRVIEMIVHGEATDDIKDYLHDEIQNFLAGDADLDEVGIPGGIGKRLEAYETATAQVRGAKYANLLLGTNFQRGSKPKRLYIEKVHPDFWQRMESEHGLDPQTDPLYGEFKRDPDVICFEYADEVPEEFVVDWDKMLDKTLKGPIARIIEALGMSWEEVKSGQEQTGLGSFM from the coding sequence ATGAGCGATTCGCAGGCGGGCCTCGGCGATTTCGGGGACGCCACCGCGGAGGAAGGCGGGTCCAACGACGACCGTCGCCCGGACGAAGAGGCGGCGTTCGTCGCTGGAACGGGGCAAGGCCGGGTGAGCGACGTCATCGACCGCGAAGACATCGTCGTTCCCGACGCCAGTGGGACGGTCGAAATGATGGTGACGGCCGTCGACTACACGGTCGAGGGGGCCGGAACCGAAGAGTACCCCGTCGTCCACGTGTTCGGCCGCACGGCCGACAACGAGTCGGAACACCTGCGCGTCCTCGGCCTCGAACCGTACTTCTACGTGCCGACGGCCGACATCGAGAATCGGGCTCTCGTCGAGGAGTACGACGTCATCCTCGACACGCGCGAGGAGGCCCCTGACGGCGAGCGGTTCAAATCCATCCGTGGGATGCCCGTCACCAAGGTGGTCGCCCGAACGCCCCGTGACGTGGGACAGATCCGCGACGACTTCGACCGGACGTACGAGGCGGACATCCTGTTCCCCAACCGCTTCCTCATCGACTACGGCGTCACCTCCGGTCTCCGCGTCGAGGAGCGCCGACTGGAGACGGACGACGATGACGGCGGCCGCGCTAGCCTCCAGGTCACGCCCGAGCATCTCGAACCCTGCGAGGTCGAGGCCGACATCCGCGTCAACACGTTCGACATCGAGGTCGACGACCGCAACGGCTTCCCCGAGGACGGCGAGGAACAGGTCGTCTGTCTCACCTCACACGACTCCTACCGCGACGAGTACATCGCGTGGCTGTACGACGCGCCCGTCGGCGGCGTCGACGCGCCAGACGTCCTCGACGACTACGACCTCATCGGTGACCACGACAGTAGTGTCGAGGTCCGAACGTTCGCGGAGGAGGACGCGATGCTCGACGCGTTCATCGCGTACATCGAGGAGACGGACCCCGACGTGTTGACGGGGTGGAACTTCGAGGACTTCGACGCGCCGTACTTCATGGACCGCTGTGAACTCCTCGACGGCCGATCGGAGTACGACCTCTCGCCCGACCGCCTCTCGCGCGTGAACGAGACGTGGCGCTCCGGATGGGGCGGCCCCGACGTGAAGGGCCGCGTCGTCTTCGACCTCCTGTACGCCTACCAGCGCACACAGTTCTCCGAACTGGAGTCGTACCGCCTCGATGCGGTCGGCGAACTCGAACTCGACGTGGGGAAGGAACGCTACTCCGGCGACATCGGCGACCTGTGGGAACAGGATCCCGAGCGACTGCTGGAGTACAACGTTCGCGACGTGGAACTGTGCGTCGAGATCGACCGCAAGCAGGACGTGATCGACTTCTGGGACGAGTCGCGCAAGATCGTCGGCTGTCAACTGGAGGACGCGCCGACGCCCGGCGACGCGGTCGACATGTACGTCCTCCACAACGCCTACGGCCGGTTCGTCCTCCCGACGAAGGGCCAACAGGACGGCGAGGACTTCGAGGGGGGCGCGGTGTTCGAACCGATCACCGGCGTCGAGGAGATGGTGTCGGTGCTGGACCTGAAGTCGCTGTACCCGATGTGTATGGTGACGATCAACGCCAGCCCCGAGACCATCGTCGAGGATCCCGACGCCTTCGACGGCGAGACGTACCGCGCGCCCAACGGGACGCGCTTCCGCAAGGAACCCGACGGGATGATGCGGCAGATGATCGACGAGTTGCTGGCCGAACGCGACCGTCTGAAGGGCGAACGCGACGCCCACGAGGTCGGCTCCGACGCCTACGAACAGTACGACCAACAGCAGGCGGCGGTGAAGGTGATTATGAACTCGCTGTACGGCGTCTCCGGGTGGGAGCGCTTCCGCCTGTATGACAAGGACAACGCCGCCGCCATCACGGCGATGGGCCGGCGCGTCATCGAGTTCACCGAGGAAGCGGCCCGTGAGATCGACCACGAGGTGACGTATGGCGACACCGACTCGATTATGCTCGCCCTCGGCGACGACATCACGACCGAGGAGGCAATCGAGCAGTCGTTCGCCATCGAGGAACACATCAACGGCCGCTACGACGACTTCGCTCGCGAGGAACTCGGTGCCGACGAACACCGCTTCCAGATCGAGTTCGAGAAACTGTACCGCCGGTTCTTCCAAGCGGGCAAGAAGAAGCGGTACGCCGGCCACATCGTCTGGAAAGAGGGGAAAGACGTCGACGATATCGACATCACGGGCTTCGAGTACAAACGCTCGGACATCGCCCCCGTTACGAAACGGGTGCAAAAGCGCGTCATCGAGATGATTGTCCACGGCGAGGCGACAGACGACATCAAAGACTACCTCCACGACGAGATCCAGAACTTCCTCGCGGGCGACGCCGACTTAGACGAAGTGGGCATCCCCGGCGGTATCGGCAAGCGACTGGAGGCGTACGAGACCGCCACCGCACAGGTGCGCGGCGCGAAGTACGCGAACCTGCTGCTCGGGACGAACTTCCAGCGCGGGTCCAAGCCGAAGCGTCTCTACATCGAGAAGGTCCATCCCGACTTCTGGCAACGGATGGAGTCGGAACACGGACTCGACCCGCAGACAGATCCGCTGTACGGCGAGTTCAAGCGCGACCCCGACGTGATCTGTTTCGAGTACGCCGACGAGGTGCCCGAGGAGTTCGTCGTCGACTGGGACAAGATGCTGGACAAGACGCTGAAAGGCCCCATCGCCCGTATCATCGAGGCGCTTGGGATGTCGTGGGAAGAGGTCAAAAGCGGGCAAGAGCAGACCGGTCTCGGGAGCTTTATGTGA
- a CDS encoding DUF7331 family protein codes for MTHASDSPLERSGASPDEAVETVEAYEDDGRTVLYDSENPLAWVEASTAVTLADHA; via the coding sequence ATGACCCACGCATCCGATTCCCCGTTGGAGCGCTCGGGCGCGAGCCCGGACGAGGCCGTCGAGACGGTCGAGGCGTATGAGGACGACGGGCGAACGGTCCTCTACGACTCCGAAAATCCACTCGCGTGGGTAGAGGCGAGCACCGCCGTCACGCTCGCCGACCACGCCTGA
- a CDS encoding DUF7322 domain-containing protein — MLEDDDDGDLFGLEREASEAENRGPRVNIPTVNDPSDSLPDPSTVDPHISRSFMTAVLYANVAVLGVSLGAMLIGFRGQWNWGGFAIVVGLLAGVRVYQTYRAFEQWREERDADEATEDDDTETDPDEASDAERDVQTYAETDGETEPDDPTESQQNTPTEDD, encoded by the coding sequence GTGCTCGAGGACGACGACGACGGGGACCTGTTCGGCCTCGAACGCGAGGCCAGCGAAGCCGAAAACCGTGGCCCCCGCGTCAACATCCCGACCGTCAATGACCCATCCGACTCGTTGCCCGACCCCTCGACGGTCGACCCGCATATCAGTCGGTCGTTTATGACCGCCGTCCTGTACGCCAACGTCGCCGTCCTCGGCGTCTCACTGGGCGCGATGCTCATCGGCTTCCGCGGCCAGTGGAACTGGGGCGGGTTCGCCATCGTCGTCGGCCTCCTCGCCGGCGTCCGCGTCTACCAGACGTATCGCGCCTTCGAGCAGTGGCGTGAGGAACGCGACGCCGACGAGGCGACCGAGGACGACGACACGGAGACGGACCCGGACGAAGCGTCGGATGCGGAGCGAGACGTGCAGACATATGCAGAAACAGATGGCGAGACGGAACCCGACGATCCGACCGAGTCGCAACAGAACACGCCGACAGAGGACGACTGA
- a CDS encoding DUF7346 family protein, which yields MQTVRDDDGTRYLLVKRSAESSLVRDPATGEERHLPNDDLEAEGESALSAAAAGLSPALRRAVLACRDERALGLLVEFVDRGPLSVRTLLDSYDLCESDLHGLLAEFRAAGLLTETTVAGERGYEPTDEAETAVGRFRA from the coding sequence ATGCAGACGGTTCGGGACGACGACGGCACTCGCTATCTCCTCGTCAAGCGCTCGGCAGAGTCGAGTCTGGTCCGCGACCCCGCGACCGGTGAGGAGCGCCACCTCCCGAACGACGACCTCGAAGCCGAAGGCGAGTCAGCGCTGTCGGCCGCGGCCGCCGGCCTCTCGCCCGCGCTTCGACGGGCGGTGCTCGCGTGTCGCGACGAACGGGCGCTTGGCCTCCTCGTGGAGTTCGTCGACCGCGGGCCGCTGTCGGTCCGGACGCTGTTGGACTCGTACGACCTGTGTGAATCCGACCTGCACGGTCTCCTCGCGGAGTTTCGCGCGGCGGGCCTCCTCACCGAGACGACTGTCGCCGGCGAGCGTGGCTACGAACCGACAGACGAGGCGGAGACAGCGGTCGGACGATTTCGAGCGTAA
- the rad50 gene encoding DNA double-strand break repair ATPase Rad50, protein MMFDRIRLRNFKPYADTDLRLRDGVTVIHGLNGSGKSSLLEACFFALYGSKALDGTLADVVTNGAEEAEVELWFTHDGRSYHIRRELKRYGEQIQTTTCTLESDDDELHRDGATDVRAFVSDLLRMDADAFVNCAYVRQGEVNKLINATPTERQDMIDDLLQLGRLEEYRERAGDARLGVEDVLSKKRGALEDVESQVEAKEAKGLHDRLNGLQSDLNDLDAKVDNYEQQREKAETTRDDAQQILDEYEERREELASLESDIDELEATIREDEAERERLGDRVADERDRIEELESTLAERLSNTDVAAADAETLDARRADLDDREDDLRDDLRDARSQVNALTNQSENLAQKAEEVDERANELRERADRLDNEADEAAETLAERERKRETLTDERAEKRSLFEDAPVDVGEATAYRDSVQSDIEEARTEIRETAADLRAARSSVEDAEELLAEGNCPECGQPVEDSPHVDTLDEDREHVSELEANLATANERKASLEDDLDTAETLVEAENRLSQIADTVDLLDDGIDEKQAEAEEKRERATELCEEADEREAEAEEHRETAEQKRSEATETRETVEELEADLDRIQTARDRLDAVESTREAIDDAEETVERLTEKRVDIADRNDERREFLASKRERRDELREAVDEERVENARDRLDNAEDYIERVTDALADLHERRDDLTNRIGAVENELDELETLRERRDDLAARVDELEALHRETEELEAMYGDLRAELRRANVESLERMLNETFELVYGNDAYSHIELDGEYHLTVYQKDGEPLDPEQLSGGERALFNLSLRCAIYRLLAEGIDGAAPTPPLILDEPTVFLDSGHVSRLADLVAEMRGFGVRQILIVSHDDELVGAADDLVRVEKNPTSNRSTVDRIDDPSLAAVEAELNADD, encoded by the coding sequence ATGATGTTCGACCGCATCCGCCTCCGCAACTTCAAGCCGTACGCCGACACCGACCTGCGCTTGCGCGACGGCGTGACGGTTATCCACGGCCTCAACGGCAGCGGGAAGTCGTCGCTGCTGGAGGCGTGTTTCTTCGCACTGTACGGGTCGAAGGCGCTCGACGGCACGCTCGCTGACGTCGTGACGAATGGCGCCGAGGAGGCGGAGGTGGAACTGTGGTTCACCCACGACGGCCGATCGTACCACATCCGGCGGGAACTGAAGCGGTACGGCGAGCAGATTCAGACGACAACCTGCACGCTCGAATCCGACGACGACGAACTGCACCGCGACGGCGCGACCGACGTACGGGCGTTCGTGAGCGACCTCCTCCGGATGGACGCGGACGCGTTCGTCAACTGCGCGTACGTCCGGCAGGGCGAGGTGAACAAACTCATCAACGCCACGCCGACCGAGCGCCAGGACATGATCGACGACCTCCTCCAACTCGGGCGACTGGAGGAGTATCGCGAGCGTGCCGGCGACGCGCGTCTCGGCGTCGAGGACGTCCTCTCGAAGAAACGGGGGGCGCTGGAGGACGTCGAGTCGCAGGTCGAAGCGAAAGAAGCGAAGGGGCTCCACGATCGCCTCAACGGCCTCCAGTCTGACCTGAACGACCTCGACGCGAAGGTGGACAACTACGAGCAGCAGCGCGAGAAGGCCGAGACCACCCGCGACGATGCACAACAGATCCTCGACGAGTACGAGGAGCGCCGCGAGGAACTTGCGTCCCTGGAGTCGGACATCGACGAGTTGGAGGCGACCATCCGCGAGGACGAAGCCGAGCGAGAGCGACTGGGCGACCGGGTCGCTGACGAACGCGACCGCATCGAGGAGTTGGAGTCGACGCTCGCGGAACGACTCTCGAACACCGACGTCGCGGCCGCCGACGCGGAGACGCTCGACGCGCGACGTGCCGACCTAGACGACCGCGAGGACGACCTGCGCGACGACCTGCGCGACGCTCGCTCGCAGGTGAACGCGCTCACGAACCAGTCGGAGAACCTCGCACAGAAAGCCGAGGAGGTCGACGAGCGAGCGAACGAACTCCGCGAGCGTGCCGACCGCCTCGACAACGAAGCAGACGAGGCCGCCGAGACGCTGGCCGAACGCGAGCGCAAGCGCGAGACGCTGACGGACGAACGAGCGGAGAAACGGTCGCTGTTCGAGGACGCGCCCGTGGACGTCGGCGAGGCGACGGCGTACCGCGACTCCGTGCAGTCGGACATCGAGGAGGCGCGCACGGAGATACGCGAGACAGCCGCCGACCTCCGGGCGGCCCGGTCGAGCGTCGAGGACGCCGAGGAACTGCTGGCCGAAGGGAACTGCCCCGAGTGCGGACAGCCAGTCGAGGACTCCCCGCACGTCGACACGCTCGACGAGGACCGCGAGCACGTCTCAGAGTTGGAGGCCAACCTCGCGACGGCGAACGAGCGGAAGGCGAGCCTCGAAGATGACCTCGACACCGCGGAGACGCTGGTCGAGGCTGAGAACCGGCTCTCGCAGATCGCCGACACCGTCGACCTCCTCGACGACGGCATCGACGAGAAGCAGGCAGAGGCTGAGGAGAAGCGCGAGCGCGCCACGGAACTTTGCGAGGAGGCGGACGAGCGTGAGGCCGAGGCCGAAGAACACCGCGAGACGGCCGAGCAGAAACGGTCGGAGGCGACGGAGACGCGCGAGACGGTCGAGGAACTGGAAGCCGACTTGGACAGGATCCAGACGGCACGCGACCGCCTCGACGCCGTCGAGTCGACGCGCGAGGCTATCGACGACGCCGAGGAGACGGTCGAGCGACTGACGGAGAAGCGGGTCGACATCGCCGACCGCAACGACGAGCGCCGCGAGTTCCTCGCGAGCAAGCGCGAGCGCCGCGACGAACTTCGCGAGGCTGTCGACGAGGAGCGTGTCGAGAACGCTCGCGACAGACTCGACAACGCGGAAGACTACATTGAGCGGGTGACCGACGCGCTGGCAGACCTCCACGAGCGCCGCGACGACCTCACGAACCGCATCGGCGCGGTCGAGAACGAACTCGACGAGTTGGAGACGCTGCGCGAGCGTCGCGACGACCTCGCGGCCCGTGTCGACGAGTTGGAGGCGCTCCACCGCGAGACCGAGGAGTTGGAGGCGATGTACGGCGACCTCCGGGCGGAACTGCGCCGCGCGAACGTCGAGAGTCTCGAACGGATGCTCAACGAGACGTTCGAGTTGGTGTACGGCAACGACGCCTACTCCCACATCGAACTCGACGGCGAGTACCACCTCACGGTGTACCAGAAGGACGGCGAACCGCTCGACCCCGAACAACTGTCGGGTGGCGAGCGCGCACTGTTCAATCTCTCGCTACGGTGTGCCATCTACCGCCTGCTCGCAGAGGGCATCGACGGCGCAGCACCGACGCCGCCGCTCATCCTCGACGAACCGACGGTGTTCCTCGACTCGGGACACGTCTCGCGACTCGCAGACCTGGTCGCGGAGATGCGCGGCTTCGGTGTCCGTCAGATCCTCATCGTCAGCCACGACGACGAACTCGTGGGCGCGGCCGACGACCTCGTCCGCGTCGAGAAGAACCCCACGTCGAACCGCTCGACGGTCGACCGCATCGACGACCCGTCGCTGGCGGCGGTCGAGGCGGAACTGAACGCCGACGACTGA
- the mre11 gene encoding DNA double-strand break repair protein Mre11, whose amino-acid sequence MTRVIHTGDTHIGYRQYHSPERRRDFLDAFEQVVADAVADDVDAVVHAGDLFHDRRPDLPDLLGVLSALRELDDAGIPFLAVVGNHESTRGGQWLDLFGSLGLATRLGSEPVVVGETAFYGLDHVPESRRDDLDYSFAPHDAATAALVSHGLFEPFAYADWDTETVLSESSVEFDAMLLGDNHTPDTAEVLDTWVTYCGSTERASASERDGRGYNLVSFGADAPGDDAVDIRRRALETRPFVFVDAELGPAEGIDRVRDRVREHDVADAVVIVEVTGEGDPIAPAAVEEFASDRGALIARVSDRREVDVDDEVTVSFADPDDAVRDRIAEMGLSPAADEVDDVVRGELPNSNVREAVKRRVEERLDGGDSTGESGTVSTAEEVTADSTTADSTADSTGDDDGQLTLGDSR is encoded by the coding sequence ATGACGCGGGTTATCCACACGGGCGACACCCACATCGGGTATCGTCAGTATCACTCCCCCGAACGGCGACGCGACTTCCTCGACGCCTTCGAGCAGGTGGTGGCGGACGCCGTCGCCGACGACGTGGACGCCGTCGTCCACGCGGGCGACCTGTTCCACGACCGCCGGCCCGACCTGCCCGACCTCCTCGGTGTTCTCTCGGCGCTCCGGGAGTTGGACGACGCGGGGATTCCCTTCCTCGCGGTCGTCGGTAACCACGAGTCCACGCGCGGCGGGCAGTGGCTCGACCTGTTCGGATCGCTCGGCCTCGCCACGAGACTGGGCTCAGAGCCAGTCGTAGTCGGGGAGACGGCGTTCTACGGCCTCGACCACGTTCCCGAGAGCCGTCGCGACGACCTCGACTATTCGTTCGCTCCGCACGACGCCGCCACCGCGGCGCTGGTGAGCCACGGCCTGTTCGAGCCGTTTGCGTACGCCGACTGGGACACCGAGACGGTCCTCTCGGAGTCGTCGGTCGAGTTCGACGCGATGCTGCTGGGCGACAACCACACGCCCGACACCGCGGAGGTGCTCGACACGTGGGTGACGTACTGCGGGTCGACCGAGCGTGCCTCCGCGAGCGAACGCGACGGGCGCGGCTACAACCTCGTCTCGTTCGGCGCGGACGCTCCCGGCGACGACGCCGTCGACATCCGACGGCGGGCGCTCGAAACTCGTCCGTTCGTGTTCGTCGACGCCGAACTCGGTCCCGCAGAGGGAATCGACCGCGTGCGTGACCGAGTGCGCGAACACGACGTCGCGGACGCCGTCGTCATCGTGGAGGTGACCGGCGAGGGCGACCCCATCGCACCCGCAGCAGTCGAGGAGTTCGCGAGCGACCGTGGGGCGCTCATCGCCCGCGTCAGCGACCGCCGGGAGGTGGACGTCGACGACGAGGTGACGGTCAGTTTCGCCGACCCGGACGACGCGGTGCGCGACCGTATCGCGGAGATGGGCCTATCACCAGCCGCTGACGAGGTGGACGACGTGGTTCGAGGCGAACTCCCCAACTCGAACGTCCGCGAAGCGGTGAAACGTCGCGTCGAGGAGCGACTCGATGGGGGCGACAGCACTGGAGAATCCGGCACGGTGTCCACCGCTGAAGAAGTGACAGCCGACTCCACGACCGCTGACTCGACCGCTGACTCGACAGGCGACGACGACGGCCAACTCACGCTGGGTGATTCGCGATGA
- a CDS encoding inosine/xanthosine triphosphatase, which produces MRIGVGSGNPVKCEATERAVAGADGFGDDATVEACPVPSGVSEQPRGTAETRTGARNRAMAVLDADSSGAGYDLGVGIEGGVATLDGDDGNLFLVMWAVVSDGDRVGVGSGPSLVLPESIAGRVRAGEELGPVMDDVLDESGVARNQGAAGALTGGRVDRTDALRTAVAGALGPFVTDLY; this is translated from the coding sequence ATGCGGATCGGCGTCGGTTCGGGTAATCCGGTGAAATGCGAGGCGACCGAGCGTGCGGTGGCAGGAGCAGACGGCTTCGGCGACGACGCGACCGTCGAGGCGTGTCCGGTTCCGTCGGGCGTGAGCGAACAACCGCGCGGAACCGCCGAGACACGGACAGGCGCGCGGAACCGCGCGATGGCCGTCCTCGACGCCGATAGCAGCGGCGCAGGATACGACCTCGGCGTCGGTATCGAGGGCGGCGTGGCGACGCTGGACGGCGACGACGGCAACCTCTTTCTCGTGATGTGGGCCGTCGTCAGCGACGGCGACCGCGTCGGCGTCGGGTCGGGCCCGAGTCTCGTCCTCCCGGAGTCCATCGCCGGTCGCGTCCGTGCGGGCGAGGAGTTAGGCCCGGTAATGGACGACGTTCTCGACGAGTCGGGCGTCGCGCGCAACCAAGGCGCGGCAGGCGCACTCACCGGTGGACGGGTCGACCGCACCGACGCGCTTCGGACGGCGGTGGCGGGGGCGCTGGGACCGTTCGTGACCGACCTCTACTGA
- a CDS encoding flippase-like domain-containing protein, producing the protein MTESDEPSRDDADAVRVSVVLPAYNEEATIEGTVRTTIEALERFLPHDEFEVIVAEDGCDDRTPEIADRLAREDDRVKHFHSDRRLGRGGALEFAFDRANGDTLVYFDTDLATDMRHLEELVSKVDREGYDVATGSRWIPGEQADRPAKRGVPSRGFNLLVRTVLRSDLRDHQCGFKALSREAFEELHDAVEDDHWFWDTELLVRAQRRGMAVAEFPVDWEPKGDSKVDLVRDVFGMGSQVVRLWWQLSVSPRITRTRTVAAGAILTLAALALMTVYLDPSAVLSAFSEADPVPVAIATLVYLVSWPLRGLRYRDILSELGYRERIGFLTGAVFISQTGNLVFPARAGDAVRAYVVKARRGIPYPTGFASLAAERVFDLLTITAMAGAVLAGLLVTDGTGAVASAVSGNVPGVSAGAVTTAVQVAAFVGVVAVASLLFIVATARSDRNYVRAVVSRFSSDSYVDYVAGVIEEFAGGVQAVAGTRRSFLRVGGVSVVVWTLDVVTALLVLSAFPAAAETMTVTQMVVVGFFAVSVGNLAKVLPLSPGGIGLYEAAFTALVVGLGGVPAAVAFAAAVLDHAVKNLVTVVGGVASMLGYNVSLTAAVDETEELDEEETEMGASEIATDD; encoded by the coding sequence ATGACCGAGTCGGACGAGCCTTCGAGAGACGACGCCGACGCGGTGCGCGTCAGCGTCGTCCTCCCCGCATACAACGAGGAGGCGACCATCGAAGGCACCGTCCGAACGACTATCGAGGCGCTCGAACGCTTCCTCCCTCACGACGAGTTCGAAGTCATCGTCGCCGAAGACGGCTGCGACGACCGCACGCCGGAGATTGCCGACCGACTCGCCCGGGAGGACGACCGGGTGAAGCACTTCCACAGCGACCGTCGCCTCGGACGTGGAGGTGCACTGGAGTTCGCGTTCGACCGCGCGAACGGCGACACACTCGTCTACTTCGACACCGACCTCGCGACGGATATGCGCCACCTCGAAGAACTCGTGTCGAAGGTCGACCGCGAAGGGTACGACGTGGCGACTGGATCGCGGTGGATCCCTGGCGAGCAAGCCGACCGTCCGGCGAAGCGGGGCGTCCCCTCGCGCGGGTTCAACCTCCTCGTGCGGACCGTCCTTCGCTCGGACCTGCGCGACCACCAGTGTGGGTTCAAGGCGCTCTCGCGGGAGGCGTTCGAGGAACTCCACGATGCCGTCGAGGACGACCACTGGTTCTGGGACACGGAACTACTCGTCCGGGCCCAACGGCGCGGAATGGCCGTCGCGGAGTTCCCCGTCGACTGGGAACCGAAGGGTGACTCGAAGGTCGACCTCGTGCGCGACGTGTTCGGAATGGGGAGTCAGGTCGTCCGCCTGTGGTGGCAACTGTCCGTCTCGCCGCGCATCACGCGAACCCGGACGGTCGCCGCCGGCGCGATACTGACGCTGGCGGCGTTGGCGCTGATGACGGTGTATCTCGACCCCTCGGCGGTGCTGTCGGCGTTCTCCGAGGCCGACCCGGTCCCGGTCGCTATCGCGACGCTCGTGTACCTCGTCTCGTGGCCGCTTCGGGGCCTCCGCTACCGAGACATCCTCTCCGAACTCGGCTATCGTGAGCGGATCGGCTTCCTCACCGGCGCGGTGTTCATCAGCCAGACAGGCAACCTCGTGTTCCCGGCTCGGGCGGGTGACGCGGTGCGGGCGTACGTCGTGAAGGCACGGCGCGGCATCCCGTACCCGACCGGGTTCGCGTCGCTGGCGGCCGAGCGCGTGTTCGACCTGCTGACCATCACCGCGATGGCGGGAGCGGTGCTGGCCGGCTTGCTGGTCACCGACGGAACGGGTGCGGTCGCCAGCGCTGTCTCCGGCAACGTCCCCGGCGTCTCTGCCGGCGCGGTGACGACTGCGGTGCAGGTGGCCGCCTTCGTCGGCGTCGTCGCCGTCGCCAGCCTCCTGTTCATCGTCGCGACTGCACGCTCGGACCGCAACTACGTCCGCGCGGTCGTCTCGCGGTTCTCCTCGGACTCGTACGTCGACTACGTCGCTGGCGTCATCGAGGAGTTCGCCGGCGGCGTGCAGGCCGTCGCGGGCACGCGGCGGTCGTTCCTCCGCGTCGGCGGCGTCTCCGTCGTCGTGTGGACGCTCGACGTGGTGACGGCGTTGCTCGTCCTCTCGGCGTTCCCCGCGGCCGCCGAGACGATGACCGTGACGCAGATGGTCGTCGTCGGCTTCTTCGCCGTCTCCGTCGGCAACCTCGCGAAGGTGCTCCCGCTGTCACCGGGCGGGATCGGCCTGTACGAGGCGGCGTTCACGGCGCTCGTCGTCGGTCTCGGCGGCGTCCCAGCGGCGGTCGCGTTCGCCGCGGCGGTGTTGGATCACGCAGTGAAGAACCTCGTCACCGTCGTCGGCGGCGTCGCCTCGATGCTCGGCTACAACGTCTCGCTGACGGCCGCTGTCGACGAGACGGAGGAGTTAGACGAGGAAGAAACCGAGATGGGCGCGAGCGAAATCGCGACTGACGACTGA